The genomic segment CATCCACCAGCGCAAAGCTGAAATTGCGGACAGACGGATCGGCAGGGAGAGAAGGGTCTTCTTCCTCCGGCTGATCTTCCCGTTCCAGCTCCACCCATTCGGCATGGATGTTGGACAATGCTTCGCGCAGCAGTTCATCCAGGTTGGCGTCCGCGTACGGCTTGCAGGATGTTTCCTGACGGTTGCCGTACATCCGATCGTCAAAAGCCATTGTGCCAAGCACCATGTCAGGATGCGTAGCGAAGTAGCTATTCACCGGCACACCGTCCGCTGTCTCGGCCAGTGAAAGCCATACTTCGGTTTGCTCGCTGACGGCGATCATGCGATCCCGTTTCTGCAAAAATAAAATGTCGGCGGTCACTTCGGTTCCGGCATTGGCCAGAAACGCATTGCTGGGCAGTCGCACCGCTCCGAGCAGTTCAGCGCGTTCCGCAATATATTTGCGTACCACAGGGTTTTGCTTGTCCATCGTTCCTTTGGACGTAATAAAGGCGATGATGCCGCCCGGACGCACTTTGTCCAATGTTTTCGCAAAAAAGTAATCGTGGATGAGAAACTTGTGCTTGTCATAGCGTTTATCCGCCACGCCATAACCGCCGAACGGCACATTCCCAATGGCGAGATCAAAGAAACTGTCCGGCAAATTCGTCTGTTCATAGCCGCTGACCGCAATCGACGCCTGCGGATAAAGCTGCTTGGCAATACGGCCAGTAATGCTGTCCAGTTCCACGCCAAACAGCCGCGAGTCTTTGAACGACTCCGGCACCAGACCGAAGAAATTGCCGATGCCGCAGGACGGCTCCAAAATATTGCCGCTGCAAAAGCCCATCGTTTCCAGACAGTCGTACATCGCCTTGATGACGGTCGGAGACGTATAGTGGGCGTTCAGCGTTGACGCACGAGCGGACGCATATTCATCCGGCTCCAGCAATGCTTTCAGTTCCGCATATTCGGCTGCCCATTGCGTGTTCGCTTCGTCAAATGCTTGCGGAATGCCACCCCATCCGACATAGCGGGCCAGCACCGCTTGCTCGTCCGTTGTCGCTTGCCGCTGCTCTTGCTCCAACTCGTTCAGCAGCCGAATCGCTTCTGTGTTCCATTTGAACTTCGTTTTTGCGCCGCCATGCCCCAGCTCATCATCCGTAATCCGGTAGTTGACTGCAGGAGCAAACGGACGGGCTGGCGCGGGACGGCTGGCAACGGGAGCAGGGGAAAGGTCGGGGACATCGGCCGGTTGCGATATTGGCTCTGGCCCATCCGTCACCGACTCGTCCGGGGAAATTGCATCTTCCATTGCTTCCCATGCCGCTTCGTCTGCCAGTTCCGGCTCCTCTCCGGTAATCAGATGATCGTTCAGCGGATTTTCGCGCAGCATCCGCTCTACATCCCGGCGGTTCAACTCTTTGATGAACAGCGGAAACTGCCGGTCTTGCAGCACCACCGTATGCGACTCTAATTGCGCCACTTCATATTCGTCCGCACCGATCCAGACGACGCTGCCCACGTCATATCCATAGCGCGCCCGGTCCCGGTTCGGCGGCATGCGTTCCGGTTCCGCTTGCGCTTCCGGGTAGGGAAACCCCTCCGCCGACGAGGCATCCGTCTGCGGCAATTCGCGCCTGGCCATTTCCGCCATTTGCTCCCGCCGCTTTTCCTCCTGCTGCTCCGCAAAGGCAGGAAACCGCTCGGCTTCCTGCCGGTTCAAGTAACGTCCCGCTGCCAGCAGTTCGCCGATACGTTTCTGCATGTTCATCCACGGCAGCACCACCTGAGTATCCGGATTCATGATGGAGCCACGCGTCAGCGTGATGCCTTTGCTGTCATAATTCATGTGAATATCCGTGCCGATCAGCGCGGGAAGACGCCCGCCGATCCCGTATTCCCGTTTCAGGAAATCGGCGTTCTCCTGTGCGGACAGCGACTGCTGGAAATGCAGCGCAATGCGAAACTTGCCGTTCTCAAAACCGCTGCCGTTTTGCAAAATGGCGTCAATGACCGCTTGCGGCATTAAAAAAGCGGAGGCTTTTGCGTCCTCCGCTTGCTCCATCCACAGCGTCTGTTGCTGGATGGATGGTTCTGACTTTCGTGACAAGTCAAATTCGTTTAACAGTATCATGCTGGCGATATGCCCAGCGATGACACCCCAATCGTAAAAGCTTTGCGCCGTACGTTCGTCCGCCGTCCCCGTCCACAGATGCAAAACGTTGCGATAAGGTTCAAACCCAGCCTGCACCCCTTCATCAAGCGTCAGTTCGGTGATGCCTGCCGGAAACAAACCGCGCACATATAACACACGCTCGCGCTCATCCTCATGAGCAAGGAAAAACGCTGCAATGTCCGTCTTGCTCTCCCGCAACGGCGCGGCTCGAAGCATATCATTGATGATGTCATGGTCATGAAAAAACGGAAGACTTCTGTCCTCCGTTTCCCGATCAAACCATTTTAATGATAGATCAGTTCCGCGAGAATCAGTTCCTCCGCCTGCTGCTTCAGGTTGTTCATGTGTCCCGTCCAGGCCAACGGATCGCTCGCCTTGTCCGGTGCCGGGTTCAGCCGAAGCAGCTCCTGCATCGTCCAGTCGATCTGCTCCCGCGCCGTCCGGTCGATGTCCGCCAGATGCCGGTTCAACTGCTCCGACAACATCAAATGGGCGTACATGCCCTTCCGCTCGGTTTTCAGGAACGTCTTGCGCATCATGCCGTACTTCCCAATGGTCGTCTCCGCTTCGCTCAGCGTCAGGTTGGGCAGCAGATAATCCCCTTGCGGTGTGTACGTCAGTTCCATGTTCATCCTTCCTTTCTTGTAGGGTAGCTTCATTGTGCGGCAAGGAATCGGGTCTTGCAAGGGTATGAAACGATTGCCCCTCATTCGCACGTTGTGCATCCCGGCGCAGCGCCCGGACGGTCGATTCAATTTCCCGCAGCATCATCTCGGACACATCGCTGATCGCCGTGCCCAAGTGGGATAGCGCGGGAAGCGTGTTAAAATAACCGATGCCGGACAAATCCTCGATGCTGATGTAATGTGCGGGATTCAACCCGCAACGGGTCATCGACATGTAAGCGACGGCCGTTTCGGCCGTTTGCTTGAACAGTAATTCCACATGCGGTATGTCCAGGTCTTCCAGTAAACTGTGTTCCCGCTCTTTCATCAACTCCGCCACGTAATCGGCGCTGTTGTCATCCACCGCATTCCGCGCAGCAGCGAGGAACGCAGCAGGCAGATCCGCATGTGGTTCGATCTCATCCGGCACGCCGAACGCATTTTCCAGCGTCTCGATCACATGAGCCGTGTCGCTGTCCTGCATACGCCAAAGCGACATCTGCGACTGGTGTCTGCTTTGGGTATCCGATACGTCAAACACATGGCGCAGACCCAAGTGGTCGCCCCGATCTTCGATCAGGGCAATCCCTTTTGCGCCGCGTTTGACCCAGCGATCCAGCCGTTTGTTCCAAACTTCAATCGGCGCGCAGGCCGTCGCGTCAGGACGTTGTGCGTAGATCAACAGTTGATCCTGAAACGGATATTTGTAGTTCCAGGCCGCCGTTTTCAAAAAAGCCATCCAGTTGACAGAATGTTGCACGACGACGTGAGCCGTGCGCTCGGAAAGTTCGGCGATTCGCTTCATTTTCGCTGCCAACGTCTGTTTCCTCCTTTATGTGAAGGTATAGGGTATTCCTTCTCTTACTCCCCTTTTTCATTGTTCTTGTTTTCATCGGATTCTTTCGGCATTTTTGCACCGTGGTTCTTTAATAAAGCAATAAGTTTTTCTTGCTTCTCGTCCACGGCTAATTCCATTGCTGAATGACCGAATTTATCCAAGTGGTTCACGTCCGCTCCGGCCGAAAGCAATAACTCCGGAATGTAAGTGGATTGTGTTTCCCGGTGGATAATGTTATCAACTGCTAGTATTAGAGCAGTATTGCCTTGATGTTCTTCTATGTTCGGGTTAGCACCTGCGTCGAGCAGTAGTTTAACGATTGGGGGGCGGTTATCTATGGTAGCCAGCATCAAAGGTGTATAACCATCATTTCTCTGCAAATCTAACGCG from the Ferviditalea candida genome contains:
- a CDS encoding DEAD/DEAH box helicase family protein, which gives rise to MLRAAPLRESKTDIAAFFLAHEDERERVLYVRGLFPAGITELTLDEGVQAGFEPYRNVLHLWTGTADERTAQSFYDWGVIAGHIASMILLNEFDLSRKSEPSIQQQTLWMEQAEDAKASAFLMPQAVIDAILQNGSGFENGKFRIALHFQQSLSAQENADFLKREYGIGGRLPALIGTDIHMNYDSKGITLTRGSIMNPDTQVVLPWMNMQKRIGELLAAGRYLNRQEAERFPAFAEQQEEKRREQMAEMARRELPQTDASSAEGFPYPEAQAEPERMPPNRDRARYGYDVGSVVWIGADEYEVAQLESHTVVLQDRQFPLFIKELNRRDVERMLRENPLNDHLITGEEPELADEAAWEAMEDAISPDESVTDGPEPISQPADVPDLSPAPVASRPAPARPFAPAVNYRITDDELGHGGAKTKFKWNTEAIRLLNELEQEQRQATTDEQAVLARYVGWGGIPQAFDEANTQWAAEYAELKALLEPDEYASARASTLNAHYTSPTVIKAMYDCLETMGFCSGNILEPSCGIGNFFGLVPESFKDSRLFGVELDSITGRIAKQLYPQASIAVSGYEQTNLPDSFFDLAIGNVPFGGYGVADKRYDKHKFLIHDYFFAKTLDKVRPGGIIAFITSKGTMDKQNPVVRKYIAERAELLGAVRLPSNAFLANAGTEVTADILFLQKRDRMIAVSEQTEVWLSLAETADGVPVNSYFATHPDMVLGTMAFDDRMYGNRQETSCKPYADANLDELLREALSNIHAEWVELEREDQPEEEDPSLPADPSVRNFSFALVDGQLYFRENSRMRRVDTSATAAGRIKGMIQLRDTVRELIEYQTEDCSDEMIRQQQRKLNAQYDRFTAQYGLINSRANSLAFSDDSSYFLLCSLENIDEEGRLLRKADMFTKRTIRQRIHVEQVDTASEALAVSIGAKARVDLPYMAQLTGLTEEQLMKELRGVIFPNPESRDETDQPIFETADAYLSGNVREKLRVAKQFAMYDADRYSENVKALGAVQPKDLDASEIDVRLGATWLPPEDIRQFLFELVDTPSMYQTYINVMYSEYTAAWNVKGKSDDRSNNIKANVTYGTNRVNAYKILEDTLNLRDVRVFDTVYEDGVEKRVLNKQETAIAQQKQEMMKEAFRDWIWRDPQRRERLTRLYNDRFNAIRPREYDGSHIRFTGMNPEIRLRQHQVNAVARSLYGGNSLFAHCVGAGKTFAMTAAVMESKHLGLCNKSMLVVPNHLTEQWAAEFLQLYPSANILVATKKDFETKNRKTFCARIATGDYDAIIIGHSQFEKIPISTERQRQQLYEQISEITTGIRELKEARGERYAIKQLEKTKKTLQTKLEKLNDTSRKDDVVTFEELGVDRLFVDEADSYKNLFLYTKMRNVAGLSQTEAQKSSDMFAKCRYLDELTGGRGIIFATGTPISNSITEMYVRP
- a CDS encoding TnpV protein, whose product is MHNVRMRGNRFIPLQDPIPCRTMKLPYKKGRMNMELTYTPQGDYLLPNLTLSEAETTIGKYGMMRKTFLKTERKGMYAHLMLSEQLNRHLADIDRTAREQIDWTMQELLRLNPAPDKASDPLAWTGHMNNLKQQAEELILAELIYH
- a CDS encoding ankyrin repeat domain-containing protein, giving the protein MQLVKLKQRRIIVPTLIIVTLFIMLVEIYAFIPKHASVANEDKADTGYNKEMSKPIDANKTTMLMRVSRDGDLEKVEEALQRGANPNDKDVFGQTALTQAVMMNRTDVVKKLIEAGAALDLQRNDGYTPLMLATIDNRPPIVKLLLDAGANPNIEEHQGNTALILAVDNIIHRETQSTYIPELLLSAGADVNHLDKFGHSAMELAVDEKQEKLIALLKNHGAKMPKESDENKNNEKGE